In the genome of Chiroxiphia lanceolata isolate bChiLan1 chromosome 20, bChiLan1.pri, whole genome shotgun sequence, the window atgctcctgcctccctctgccctcgggctgagcagagagaggggaggaagcaAACTACAGACACAGCATTTTTATTCCAAGggcaaatgtatttaaataatttacaatcATTGGACAGCCtgaaaggttgtttttttcttttttttttcccccatgctTAAATCacaaagatgttaaaataaaaacagtatttaaaaaatgaccaTACACAGTGtgagggaggggctgggctcAGGGGAGCTGCCGGACCCCAGGGAGCAAGCAGGGCCTTATAGACTGAGACCCCTCCTCCCACAACTGGGTCTGTTCCCCAGGGGAGAGGAGCCACCCCCTTCCCGCTGCGTGCTGGAGCAAAGGCAGGCATCAGGAAAGGAGCAGGGGGGTGGTGAGgtctggggggcacagggcacctctgtgcccagagccagctgccagccccacaTCCTAGAGCTGGACAAACAGGGCACGAGGGAGGTGAGGACAGATGGCTGCCCAGGCCGGGCCCTCACACCTGGTGGGAGCGCAGGGCTCTGCCGGCCCCTCCACCCCTTTGCCGTGCCAGCAGGCCAGGGTGGGCCAGCCCTGGGGATAAGGCAACACCTTGTGTTCAGAGAAGGACCCCAGAGCTTTCTAGCAGCGTCCATCCCTTGTGCCCCACATCAGCTGTGTCCCTGACCTCAAGGCAAATGCTGGTGCCACGAGGTGTGCCTTGGGGTGCTGGGGTCACCACGGCTCCTGGACAGCAGCTGAGCTACCCCCCTGCCCCTCTCAACCCCTTCCACCCCCCGGGTACACAGCCTGTCCCGAGGGGCTGCTGTGGCCCAGGAGGGGTTGGGAGTGACACCGGGGTAGCTGTGGGGTGGGGCTGACACCGTCACCCACAGCAGCCGTGGGCGAGCAGGCACTTTGCACCTCCCGTGGGCCCACGCCTGGGGACCCGTTCTCTCCCCAGCCCCGCCAGCCCCGCTTTTAGCTCCAGACATCCAGAGAGTACCGGCCCTTCGTCATCAGTTTCTTTACATAGTCCACGGCCTGGGCCTGGCTCATGTTCCCGAACTCGGACACGATCTCGTAGAAGGTGTTCTGCACATCCCGGGCCATGTTTCGGGCATCGCTGCAAACAAAGGGATCATGAGTGACACAGTATGACACCAGAGTCACAGAGCCCTGTCACCTCCCCACAGGAACACAGAGGGTTCACTCCAGCCTGCCTGCCTGGCCCTTTGCCCTCCCCCGGAATCCAGACAGTGTAACCCTCCCAGGGCTTGTAACACACAGCTGGGGAAACTGAGTCACACTAATTTTCCTGAGAACAGGAATGTTTTCCCAAAGACCCTTCCCTGCCACCAGACCTACCCACACACGTAGATATGAGCCATCCCCTCATTAACCAGCTTCCAGatattttccttgttctttttcaATAAGTGCTGGACATAAACCTGGCAGGAAAGAAGGTGGGAATGAGGTGAGAGGAGCAGAGCCCCCCAGACCACAGGCTGGGGGCGATGAGGGGAAGCCAAGCCCATGCTCAAGGCTCTGGAGACAGTGGAGGTGTGCTGGGTGCTCCTGCCTGCCACGGGCCAACCAGGCTGGGAATCACCAGCCCCAAGGCCACAGCTGGGTGTAGCAGCAGGAGCAAGTGGTGGGATTAGAGCAGTACCTTCTCAGCTTGGTCCCTGGAGAAGGCCACGTTGAGCTGGGTGAGGACTCCCTCCTTCTGGAAGTGGGCCAGCTCCTCCCGGTACAGGTAGTCCTCCCGCTCGCGCCGGCAGCCGTAGTAAAGCACCGTCTCGCCCACCTCTTTGCCTGCAGGGTCACACAGCCCCCATCAGCTGGCCCCTGGCAGCCCACAaccctgtccccctccccaccctccctttGTCCTGCCAATCCCAGCAGTCCCAATCCTgtcctctctgctcccctggtCCTAccaggctgggggaggcagagctgtaCAACTGCTTCTGGTTATACGGGGAAGCTTGAGACTGATTCCCAGAAGTGGCCACAGGCTTCAGCAATGAGTGTGACGTGACTGCAGTTATTTGGAGATGTGGTGGCAGAGGTCAGAGAACTGCCTCAGGCCTATCCACCCCCCAAACATCCTCCTTGGCCAAGAGAAGGACAAAGCAATCTCATGCTGGGCAACACTTGGCTCCTATTCATCCTGCCCCACCTCCTCTGCTTTTCGCTGGACCCACCAGCAACATGAGCACCACAAGCTGCACCTCAGAGGCACCAACTGGCCCCACAGAACCCTGTCCTGCAGGAGCTCCAGCCCCAAGCAGGTTGCTGGGCCCTCACCTTGCTGCTTCAGCCAGGCCCGCTCCTGGATGAAGCCGATGAAGGGGGCGACGCCAGTGCCCGGCCCGATCATGATCACGGGGGTGCTGGGCTTGAAGGGCAGCCGGAACTGCGACTTCCGCACGTACATGGGCACCAGGGAGTTGCTCCCGTTCTGGTCAGGCACCTTGTTCTTGAGCCAGTTGGTGGCCACCCCTTTGTTCAGGCGGCCCGTCTTGGTCTCGTACTCCACCGTCACGGCACAGATGTGGATGGAATTGGGATGAacctgcagggaagggatgtTGGCACCACGCAGAGAGGGAGCCCCGGCAACCCCACAGCTCAGTCCCCACAGCTCCCCCTCAGTGCTCAGGAATGAGGAGAAGTTTAACCTAATGTTAACACTGGGACAGCTATTCCTCCCTGCATGCCCCTCCTGGGGCTTCTGTCTTGTGCCTGACTCATCACGGGACCACGGAGCTTCCCTGGGTATTTCCAGCCACCTCAGGGCTTCAGGCACAAAGTAATGAGTGAATTTTGACCAGCCCCTAAAATTCCACCTTCTTCCAAGTCCTAACAGCCAGGCTGATGGGTGAAGAGAAGCAGGGCCCCAGGGAGTGCAAGTGGTATTGGGACACAGCTGGCTGCAGCGTGAGACCCTCTGTAGAccctgtgggagctgggatAACTTCATGCAAGGAGATAACTAAAGCTGCCTCTCTGATGGAAATTATCACCAGGACAAGCTCCCCACATCCACTCCCCAGCCAAGGACCACagtgctgtggagctgcagctgaagcGGTCCCTCCACAGCCTCATTCCCTGCTGGAAGCACACTCACCTTGGAGGAGGAGGCAATGGAGTAGTAGCGGGCCTGCAGGCGGGGCAGGAGCTCGCACAGGTGGTCGATGGGGGGGCGCAGCGAGGGCATGTCCTGCAGGATGGCCAGGATGTTTCTGCGGGCCTCCACCACCCAGCTGAGGTACAGGGCCTGCGGGCAAGGAGGGCACACGCGTGACCACTTCCCTTCGTGGCTGGCAAACACCCCCTGGGCTCTCTGCACGGCCCTTTCGGGGATCCCCCAGCACCCAGTTCAGCCCCGCAGTGTTGCTGGGAGGGCCAGCGCTCCCACCTTGCCCTCAGCAGCGGACGAGGCCATTTTCCGGAGGCGCTCCTGCTCCCCGGTGTCCGTGGCGTACTGGGCCAGCTCGTACAGCACGTTGGTGCGGGGAGGGTTGGTGATGTCCAGGTAGTACGTCAGGGCTGTTCGGTAGGAcgtggggcaggggaagggatgCTTCTTGTTGGATTCCtctggagaagagggaaagaaagaaaaactgaaaatcagcAACTACGTGCTGTTATGTCAAAGGGATTTTGTGCCGGCAGCTACGCACGGTGTGTGAGGGCTGGAGACAGAGCAAGGCTCcagggaggagagagcagcCCTAAGGCCGATCAGCTTGTGGGCCAAAGCCCCAGTTCCACACTGAAGCAACTCCCTCTCCAGGCAGCTCCCTCTCCCAGTAGCCCATTCTGTTTTTCACAGTTGCTGCCTGACAGTTTAGCAGCAAAAAATATTACCCTGTGGTCCCCAACAGGGCTCTCTGCCCTGAGATGTGCAGCAAACCCGCAGACCAAGCAGGGGGGCTCCCCTCCACAGCTAATTTGGCCTCACACACCTACACCTCTATCAGACCTGGCCTCAAAGGTGTCCTTATGCTCATTTAGACACAGAGAGCTGTGCTCAGACTCCTCTTGGGAAAGGTCAGCACCAGCAGTCAAGGCTGGAGCCATTCAGCATATTGAGAGGTCCATAAGGGACAGGAATGACAGTGTGAGGCTGGACAACCTGCAACACTGCACAGGGGGCTACAGGCTCCAGCAGTGCATTAGAGCCACTTTCTCTCTTGAAACCAGGAGCTCCCTCAGGCTTCTGGGCCAGCACATCTGATGCTTCAggtctggctgtgctgctccaggagtgCAATGGGCAGCAGCTGGCATCTCCTTCCTGCCAgaggctggctctgctgggaacGCTGCCCAGGAAGAGCTCTTTGTACCAGCACAAGTGCTCCCTCCTGGTAGTTCAGTCTCCAAGCCTGTGCCTCCTCTCAGGCCTGAATAAGAACATCTCACACACTGAGGGCCCTGTGGAGCTCCGGGGCTGCTGCGGCTGAGGGATGCTCTGGTGGGCTGATGCTCTGTAATTAGGAGTGTGCTGTTACATAATTTGTTGTTGAATGGGCACACTAAACACATTTCACAACTGACCCACTTCAGTTGCTCTCAGCAAACAGGTCCGTGCTAACTGCTGGAACAGCACAGCATTCAGAGTGGCTGTGGGACATCTGTCTGCCTGGAGGTGCCCCACGGGACCTGAGGGTGATCTGGACCCTGCTCTGGTGGGAAGGACAAAGGCCACAGCTGAAGGAGAACTGCTGACCCTCAGAGGTCCATCCATACTCACCATCCAAGTTGTTTAGGGACATGACAGTGTCCAGATCTGTGCCCAGGATCTCACCGATCTGGTTCACCAGAGAGGAGTCGTTGGCAGGGTACACGGCCACGTGGTCCCCGGACTCGTACCTGGCACAAGACACAGGAGAACAGATGCACCACTTCTTGTCTGCCCCCAGAAGACAAGTGGGTTGGTGCAAGAGGCAGCTGGACAACACAGATCCGAGCTTCTGCACCACCAGGGATCCCCAGAGCCCACAGTAACAGCAGGAAGGACCATTGTGGGATAATGGTTTTAAGAATCAGGGTTTTTACAAGGGACCTCCAAGTCAGAGACTTCAACGAGGCCAGAGTTCCAGCAAGAACAGACCAACTCCCAGACAGGCACACAGCAAAGCTGCTCAAAACCTCTGCAGTACTTTGCTACATTAAGCCACCTGGATTTGTGACTTTCTAACAATTTAGGCAATTTAAGTCAGTGAGAAGATTTTTAGGAGCAGGGCTTTATTCCCCCTATGCTTGAACACCTAAGCCAGGCAAGCCAAGGCATGGGCCATCTCCACCTCTCTCTCACAGCTCATCTGtcctctcatttttttaaagattcctAGAGAATTCTTTCAACTGGGAGTGCTCAGCTAGGAAAGGTCTGTGGGGTAGGAGGGACCCAAAGCAGGCAGTGCAAGAGCTGGGAGAAAGTCCTGACGTGGGTTACCTGGTACAGAAGCCCAGAGGGGCAGTGTTAAGTAATCACTGAAGTACTGGATGAAGCTGGTGCCACATCCTTGTTctttgctcctgctgcagaCTGCTCCTGACAAAATAAAGGAGCAGTCTCCCACAGAAAACTACCTGATTTTGGAATTGGAGATATCCAGCTCCAGGTGCATCAGGTGCCGCTCTCCACCCTCGTTCAGTTTGCGGTTCTCTGTAACCTTGGCCAGGAAGGGGTTCTTGGCATCAAACGGTCTGGAAGGAAAGACAAAGTTTGGTTCATGTTCCAAAGCACACTACACTACAGCACAAACCAAACTATGATCCTGCTGCTACCCACACTGGCACAGAAAGCACATCCTTCTCCTTCTAAGCACAGGCCAGCAGTCAACAGCTTCTGTCCCATTAAGAACAAGTGACACACAAGTGGACTGGAGGAACTGTCACAtctcaaagaaatatttcaggtcAGAATTAGTTTATACAGCTCATCTCCCACAGCAATACTGCCAGCAGCCATCATGTATTGGCCACCCCAGGTGAGGAAAGGCTCAAGACAGATGCTGTGGATGTACCAGCCAAGCAGCACACGGGGCCACAGGCATCTCCTCACCACTAATGATCCATTAACTGGGGACTCTCAGAGTCCCAGTGGAGATCTGAGCCCGTTCCTCTTGGGCAGAGACCTGCTGCATTGCAGAAATGACACTGCCCACACAGCAGGTGTTGTTAGAGACATCAAGGACCCATCAGCCAACCCCTGCCCCACATACACCCTGCCCAGGGGGTTGGCACTTACGGCTTCTGGTTCTCATAGCTCTTGAGTCGGCCCATCTCTCCCGTGTAGACTTTGTTCATGTTCACATCCGTGTGCACCACCAGCTCATACTGGCGGATGctgggggagaaaagagaaaaaaagtcaaactgGAAACCACAAAGCACAGCTGGAACCAGCATATACTTTGGTTGATTTGCTGCAGCtcaaaaacaaatgcaaattccACCCCTTTGCCCCTCTCCAGATGTGAGGGATCAGGAAAGCTGTgcagaaaacccaaaccaagaGGAAACCTCAGCCTCACTGGGAGCATCACAACCAGCACAGCCATCCCCAAAGGTACCAAACCCACCGTGTCCCCAGTCAGAACAGAAACTCAGAGCTGGGCTCAAACTTGCACCAGGCTCAGGCCAAGCAGCTCCACTTCCTGCTCTACTTTGCCCATGCCCCCTCCAGTCTGGAAGGGGAGGCAGTGCAGAGGACAGGGAACAGCAGCCTGGGGCTGATGGAATGGCCACCAGTCAGAGCTGGACAATCTCTCTGGCACCCAAAAGGATCTgctcccaaacccacctggactCTTCTCCTGTAGCCTCCACCCCGAAGTGCTCACAGACTGCCGGCCAGAACTGCTCTCTCCAGGTGATAAAGTCTTCTTCCAGGCTATCCAGGGCAAAAGAAAGAGTCAATAACCCAGCCCTAGCTGGGAGAAAAGGGGCATTCCCAGAAGAGCCATCTGAGATCCCTATGGACTTTCTCCCTCCACCATGGGAAAAGGCATTTGCCTTGGACCCAGACAGTTTTGGTACCTCCATATGCCACAGATCACCAGAAAAGCATTGTCAGAGCACTAAGTTGGAACTGTTGCTATACCAACCACCCCTCCCTTCACCAGGTCTGCCAAGGAAGGCTTTGTTATTCAGGTTCAGTCTTTAACCACCTCAGCTCCCCCCTTGCCCACTCCTGGCATGAAGTCACGTTCCCAAAAGGCAGATTCCAACATGGCAATGCTCATCTTTCTGGGTTCAGAGCCTCTCACACACCTCACAAACCTCACATCAGACCTTGCAGACTTAGAGGTAAAGCCAGAGGTTGATGTAATGTCCCAGGGTGCTCAGGTGAGCACAGagaggcaaaaataaaataaaaatcattgtCTGAGTTGGAAAACTGCTGCCTCCCACCATAAAACACTTCACGAGGAGATGGAGTCTGCCTTctccacagggatggggaagttTATCTACACAGACTGGGTTAGCAATGGAGCTACAGCAGGACATAGGCAGAGGAGGCTGCA includes:
- the LOC116796554 gene encoding NADPH--cytochrome P450 reductase, translating into MGEARMDPNFSPPDSTAQQDSLFSMTDVFLISLITGLFTYWFFFRKKKEELPDLPKMQTVVAPVRDSSFIEKMKKTGRNIVVFYGSQTGTAEEFANRLSKDAHRYGLRGMAADPEEYDLSDLSRLSEIDKSLAVFCMATYGEGDPTDNAQDFYDWLQEADTDLSGLRFAVFGLGNKTYEHFNAMGKYVDKRLEELGAQRIFELGLGDDDGNLEEDFITWREQFWPAVCEHFGVEATGEESSIRQYELVVHTDVNMNKVYTGEMGRLKSYENQKPPFDAKNPFLAKVTENRKLNEGGERHLMHLELDISNSKIRYESGDHVAVYPANDSSLVNQIGEILGTDLDTVMSLNNLDEESNKKHPFPCPTSYRTALTYYLDITNPPRTNVLYELAQYATDTGEQERLRKMASSAAEGKALYLSWVVEARRNILAILQDMPSLRPPIDHLCELLPRLQARYYSIASSSKVHPNSIHICAVTVEYETKTGRLNKGVATNWLKNKVPDQNGSNSLVPMYVRKSQFRLPFKPSTPVIMIGPGTGVAPFIGFIQERAWLKQQGKEVGETVLYYGCRREREDYLYREELAHFQKEGVLTQLNVAFSRDQAEKVYVQHLLKKNKENIWKLVNEGMAHIYVCGDARNMARDVQNTFYEIVSEFGNMSQAQAVDYVKKLMTKGRYSLDVWS